One stretch of Pseudomonas sp. NC02 DNA includes these proteins:
- a CDS encoding alpha/beta hydrolase, which translates to MRETPVLIDGPVGQLEALYLDHPEPRGLALICHPNPVQGGTMLNKVVSTLQRTARDAGLITLRFNYRGVGTSAGTHDMGTGEVDDAEAAATWLREKHPDLPITLLGFSFGGFVAATLGGRLEAKGEKLAHLFMVAAAVMRLRDNDVLPQGCPLTVIQPETDEVVDPQLVYDWSAALNRPHELLKVAECGHFFHGKLTDLKDLVLPRLSN; encoded by the coding sequence ATGCGTGAAACCCCCGTTTTGATCGATGGCCCGGTAGGCCAACTGGAAGCCCTGTATCTGGATCACCCCGAGCCACGTGGCCTGGCGCTGATCTGTCACCCGAACCCGGTGCAGGGCGGCACCATGCTCAACAAAGTCGTATCGACCCTGCAACGCACCGCGCGCGATGCCGGCTTGATCACGTTACGTTTCAATTATCGCGGTGTCGGCACCAGTGCCGGTACGCACGATATGGGCACCGGTGAAGTCGACGACGCCGAAGCGGCAGCCACCTGGCTGCGTGAAAAGCATCCCGACCTGCCGATCACCCTGCTGGGTTTTTCCTTCGGCGGGTTTGTCGCGGCCACCCTCGGCGGCCGCCTGGAAGCCAAGGGCGAAAAACTCGCGCACCTGTTCATGGTGGCCGCGGCCGTGATGCGCCTGCGGGATAACGACGTGTTGCCACAAGGCTGCCCATTGACCGTGATCCAGCCGGAAACCGACGAAGTGGTCGACCCGCAACTCGTCTACGACTGGTCCGCGGCCCTGAATCGCCCCCATGAGCTGCTGAAAGTGGCAGAATGCGGACACTTTTTTCATGGCAAGCTGACCGATCTCAAGGATCTTGTGCTGCCACGTCTTTCGAATTGA
- the rpsI gene encoding 30S ribosomal protein S9: MSATQNYGTGRRKTATARVFLRPGTGNISINNRTLENFFGRETARMVVRQPLELTETVEKFDIYVTVIGGGVSGQAGAIRHGITRALMQYDETLRGALRKAGFVTRDAREVERKKVGLRKARKRPQYSKR, translated from the coding sequence ATGTCGGCGACTCAAAATTACGGCACTGGCCGTCGCAAAACCGCTACCGCTCGCGTTTTCCTGCGTCCGGGTACTGGTAACATCTCGATCAACAACCGCACTCTGGAAAATTTCTTCGGTCGCGAAACTGCCCGCATGGTAGTTCGTCAGCCGCTGGAATTGACCGAGACCGTTGAAAAGTTCGACATCTACGTCACCGTTATCGGTGGCGGTGTAAGTGGTCAAGCTGGCGCAATCCGCCACGGTATCACTCGCGCTCTGATGCAGTACGACGAAACCCTGCGTGGCGCTCTGCGCAAAGCTGGCTTCGTGACTCGCGATGCTCGTGAAGTTGAACGTAAGAAAGTTGGTCTGCGTAAAGCGCGTAAGCGTCCGCAGTACTCGAAGCGTTAA
- a CDS encoding cytochrome bc complex cytochrome b subunit: protein MSKFMDWVDARFPATKMWEDHLSKYYAPKNFNFFYFFGSLALLVLVNQIVTGVWLTMSYTPSAEEAFASVEYIMRDVEYGSILRLLHSTGASAFFIVVYMHMFRGLLYGSYQKPRELVWVFGMLIYLALMAEAFMGYLLPWGQMSYWGAQVIISLFGAIPVIGNDLTQWIRGDYLISGITLNRFFALHVVALPIVILGLVVLHILALHEVGSNNPDGVDIKKHKDENGVPLDGIPFHPYYTVKDIVGVVVFLFIFCSIVFFFPEMGGYFLEKPNFEQANAFKTPEHIAPVWYFTPFYAILRAIPDKLMGVIAMGAAIAVLFVLPWLDRSPVKSMRYKGWLSKIWLWVFCIAFVILGVLGVLAPTPERTLLSQVCTFLYFAYFILMPFYTRLEKTKPVPERVTG, encoded by the coding sequence ATGAGCAAGTTCATGGATTGGGTGGATGCGCGCTTCCCCGCCACCAAGATGTGGGAAGACCACCTCAGCAAGTACTACGCACCGAAGAACTTCAACTTCTTCTATTTCTTTGGCTCCCTGGCACTTCTGGTACTGGTCAATCAGATCGTTACCGGTGTCTGGCTGACGATGAGCTACACCCCGTCGGCCGAAGAAGCCTTCGCCTCCGTCGAATACATCATGCGCGACGTCGAGTACGGCTCGATCCTGCGTCTGCTGCACTCCACCGGCGCCTCGGCGTTCTTCATCGTCGTCTACATGCACATGTTCCGTGGCCTGCTCTACGGTTCGTACCAGAAGCCCCGCGAGCTGGTGTGGGTGTTTGGCATGCTGATCTACCTGGCACTGATGGCCGAGGCCTTCATGGGCTACCTGCTGCCGTGGGGCCAGATGTCCTATTGGGGCGCCCAGGTGATCATCTCGCTGTTCGGTGCGATCCCGGTCATCGGCAACGACCTGACCCAGTGGATTCGCGGTGACTACCTGATCTCCGGGATCACCCTGAACCGCTTCTTCGCCTTGCACGTGGTGGCCTTGCCGATCGTGATCCTGGGCCTGGTAGTGCTGCACATCCTGGCGTTGCACGAAGTGGGTTCGAACAACCCCGACGGCGTGGATATCAAGAAGCACAAGGACGAAAACGGCGTACCGCTGGATGGCATTCCGTTCCACCCGTACTACACCGTGAAAGATATCGTCGGTGTGGTGGTGTTCCTGTTCATCTTCTGCTCGATCGTGTTCTTTTTCCCGGAGATGGGCGGTTATTTCCTCGAGAAACCGAACTTCGAACAGGCGAACGCCTTCAAGACCCCGGAACACATTGCCCCGGTCTGGTACTTCACTCCGTTCTACGCGATCTTGCGGGCGATTCCCGACAAACTCATGGGCGTTATCGCCATGGGCGCAGCGATTGCGGTGCTGTTCGTGCTGCCGTGGCTCGACCGTAGCCCGGTCAAGTCCATGCGCTACAAGGGCTGGCTGAGCAAGATCTGGCTGTGGGTGTTCTGCATTGCGTTCGTGATCCTGGGTGTACTGGGCGTACTGGCGCCGACCCCGGAGCGTACGTTGCTGTCGCAGGTCTGCACCTTCCTGTACTTCGCCTACTTCATTCTGATGCCGTTCTACACCCGGCTCGAGAAGACCAAACCGGTACCGGAAAGGGTGACTGGCTGA
- a CDS encoding GlxA family transcriptional regulator gives MQAKDFFHLASLRYGKQLGQGLTPAFETRLVSPDGQSVRSFSDVIMPVDGGLENADIIVLPAFWDDFDSLCQRYPQVLPWLREQHARGAVLCGEATGVFWLAEAGLLDGKEATTYWRFFNAFTERFPKVQLNQDKHLTDADNLYCAGGTTSACDLYIYLIERFCGANIAQAVARDILYEVQRSYAPGRIGFGGQKLHQDVIILQIQHWLEEHFADKFRFEDVAREHGMSIRNFMRRFQTATGDKPLHYLQRLRIETAKGLLSGSRKSIKTISYEVGYDDASFFARLFRQHTELSPNQYRQQFQQAA, from the coding sequence ATGCAAGCCAAGGATTTCTTCCACCTCGCGAGCCTGCGCTACGGCAAACAGCTGGGCCAGGGCCTCACTCCCGCTTTCGAAACCCGCCTGGTCAGCCCCGACGGGCAGTCGGTGCGCAGCTTCAGCGATGTGATCATGCCGGTGGACGGCGGCCTCGAAAACGCCGACATCATCGTGCTCCCGGCCTTCTGGGACGATTTCGACTCGTTGTGCCAACGCTACCCCCAAGTGCTGCCCTGGCTGCGCGAACAACACGCCCGTGGCGCGGTGCTGTGCGGCGAAGCCACCGGGGTGTTCTGGCTCGCCGAAGCCGGCCTGCTGGATGGCAAGGAAGCGACCACCTATTGGCGCTTCTTCAACGCTTTCACCGAACGCTTTCCCAAGGTGCAGCTGAACCAGGACAAGCACCTGACCGACGCCGACAACCTGTACTGCGCCGGCGGCACCACCTCGGCCTGCGACCTCTACATCTACCTGATCGAACGCTTCTGCGGCGCCAACATCGCCCAGGCCGTGGCCCGCGACATCCTCTACGAAGTGCAACGCAGCTACGCCCCCGGGCGCATCGGTTTTGGCGGGCAGAAGCTGCACCAGGACGTGATCATCCTGCAGATCCAGCATTGGCTCGAAGAGCACTTCGCCGACAAGTTCCGCTTCGAAGACGTGGCCCGGGAACACGGCATGAGCATCCGCAACTTCATGCGCCGCTTCCAGACCGCCACCGGTGACAAGCCGCTGCACTATCTGCAACGGTTGCGCATCGAGACAGCCAAGGGCCTGCTGTCCGGCAGCCGCAAAAGCATCAAGACCATCAGTTACGAGGTGGGCTACGACGACGCGAGCTTCTTTGCGAGGCTGTTCCGCCAGCATACCGAGCTGTCGCCCAACCAGTATCGCCAGCAGTTCCAGCAGGCCGCGTAA
- a CDS encoding tryptophan--tRNA ligase — MTTRTRILTGITTTGTPHLGNYAGAIRPAILASQDANADSFYFLADYHALIKCDDPQRIQRSRMEIAATWLAGGLDVNRVTFYRQSDIPEIPELTWLLTCVAAKGLLNRAHAYKASVDKNLENGEDPDAGITMGLYSYPVLMAADILMFNAHKVPVGRDQIQHVEMARDIGQRFNHLFGKGKEFFTMPEALIEESVATLPGLDGRKMSKSYDNTIPLFTSAKDMKDAISRIVTDSRAPGEAKDPDNSHLFTLYQAFATQAQEEEFRGELLQGLGWGEAKNRLFQLLDGQLGEARERYHQLMSRPSDMEDLLLVGARKARAVAAPFLAELREAVGLRSFVNPVAVAATTKKKAAKAARFVSFREDDGSFRFRLLAAEGEQLLLSRNFADGKTAGAVTKQLQSGQALDVRSEASSFSVWLDGEVVADSPAFADSASRDAAIEALRVALTPIED, encoded by the coding sequence ATGACGACCCGTACCCGCATCCTCACCGGCATCACCACCACCGGCACGCCGCACCTGGGCAACTACGCCGGCGCGATCCGCCCGGCGATCCTTGCCAGCCAGGACGCCAACGCCGACTCCTTCTACTTCCTGGCCGACTACCACGCCCTGATCAAGTGCGATGACCCGCAGCGCATCCAGCGCTCGCGCATGGAAATTGCCGCGACCTGGCTGGCCGGTGGCCTGGATGTGAACCGGGTAACCTTCTACCGCCAGTCCGATATCCCGGAAATCCCCGAGCTGACCTGGTTGCTGACCTGCGTGGCGGCCAAGGGCCTGCTCAACCGTGCGCACGCCTACAAGGCCTCGGTGGACAAGAACCTGGAGAACGGCGAAGACCCGGATGCGGGGATCACCATGGGCCTGTACAGCTACCCGGTGCTGATGGCCGCGGACATCCTGATGTTCAACGCCCACAAGGTGCCGGTCGGCCGTGACCAGATCCAGCACGTGGAAATGGCTCGCGACATCGGCCAGCGCTTCAACCACCTGTTCGGCAAGGGTAAAGAATTCTTCACCATGCCCGAAGCGCTGATCGAAGAAAGCGTCGCCACCTTGCCGGGCCTGGATGGCCGCAAGATGTCGAAGAGCTACGACAACACCATCCCGTTGTTCACCAGCGCCAAGGACATGAAGGACGCGATCTCGCGGATCGTCACCGACTCCCGCGCGCCGGGCGAAGCCAAGGATCCGGACAACTCGCACCTGTTCACCCTGTACCAGGCGTTTGCCACCCAGGCCCAGGAAGAAGAGTTCCGCGGTGAACTGCTGCAAGGCCTGGGCTGGGGTGAGGCGAAGAACCGTCTGTTCCAACTGCTGGACGGCCAGTTGGGTGAAGCGCGCGAGCGTTATCACCAACTGATGTCGCGCCCGTCGGACATGGAAGACCTGCTGCTGGTCGGCGCCCGCAAAGCCCGCGCCGTGGCTGCACCGTTCCTGGCCGAACTGCGTGAAGCGGTGGGCCTGCGCTCGTTCGTCAACCCGGTCGCCGTGGCTGCCACCACCAAGAAGAAAGCTGCGAAAGCCGCGCGCTTTGTCAGCTTCCGCGAAGACGACGGCAGCTTCCGCTTCCGTTTGCTGGCGGCCGAAGGCGAGCAACTGCTGCTGTCGCGCAACTTTGCCGACGGTAAAACCGCAGGCGCCGTAACCAAGCAGCTGCAATCGGGTCAGGCGCTGGATGTACGCAGTGAAGCCTCGAGCTTCAGCGTGTGGCTGGACGGTGAAGTCGTCGCCGATAGCCCGGCGTTCGCCGACAGCGCCTCGCGGGATGCGGCGATCGAAGCCTTGCGCGTTGCGTTGACCCCAATCGAGGATTGA
- the petA gene encoding ubiquinol-cytochrome c reductase iron-sulfur subunit, which produces MSNDGVNAGRRRFLVAATSVVGAAGAVGAAVPFVGSWFPSAKAKAAGAPVKVNVSKIDPGQQMIAEWRGQPVFIVRRTEEILGNLKKIEGQLSDPDSKNSDQPAYVDKEIRSIKPEILLLIGICTHLGCSPTFRPEVAPADLGKDWVGGYFCPCHGSHYDLAGRVYKSQPAPLNLPVPPHHYETDSVIVIGVDEGEKA; this is translated from the coding sequence ATGAGCAATGACGGCGTGAATGCAGGCCGGCGTCGCTTCTTGGTAGCAGCCACATCCGTGGTGGGTGCTGCAGGAGCGGTGGGGGCTGCGGTCCCGTTCGTGGGGTCATGGTTTCCCAGTGCCAAGGCGAAAGCCGCAGGTGCACCGGTGAAGGTGAATGTCAGCAAGATCGATCCAGGCCAGCAAATGATTGCTGAATGGCGCGGTCAGCCAGTGTTCATCGTTCGTCGTACCGAGGAAATCCTGGGAAATCTGAAGAAGATCGAGGGCCAGCTGTCCGACCCCGACTCGAAGAATTCCGACCAACCCGCTTACGTCGATAAGGAAATTCGCTCGATCAAGCCGGAAATTCTGCTGCTGATCGGTATCTGCACCCACTTGGGTTGCTCTCCCACCTTCCGCCCGGAAGTGGCGCCCGCGGACCTGGGCAAGGACTGGGTCGGGGGCTATTTCTGCCCGTGCCACGGTTCTCACTACGACCTCGCTGGCCGCGTCTACAAGTCACAACCTGCACCACTGAACCTGCCAGTTCCGCCACATCACTACGAGACTGACAGTGTCATTGTCATTGGCGTCGACGAGGGGGAGAAAGCCTGA
- a CDS encoding YhcB family protein, whose translation MEHSLLVWLLPTLALVAGVAIGFLVARLLPNAAPNRTQRQLDDIQERFDSYQNEVVTHFNSTATLVKKLTQSYQEVQDHLAEGANRLALDDITRQRLLAALHSDAPHAPRERLTPPRENQEPPRDYAPKTPNAPGMLDEHYGLKK comes from the coding sequence GTGGAACACTCGCTCTTAGTTTGGTTGTTGCCGACTCTCGCCTTGGTTGCCGGTGTCGCCATTGGATTCCTGGTTGCCCGCCTGCTGCCGAATGCCGCGCCTAACCGCACGCAGCGTCAGCTGGATGACATTCAGGAACGTTTTGACAGTTATCAGAACGAGGTTGTTACCCACTTCAACAGCACCGCGACCCTGGTGAAAAAGCTCACTCAGAGCTATCAGGAAGTACAGGATCATCTCGCCGAGGGTGCCAACCGCCTGGCCCTGGACGACATCACCCGCCAGCGCCTGCTGGCCGCGCTGCATTCCGATGCACCGCACGCTCCACGGGAACGCCTGACCCCTCCGCGGGAAAATCAGGAACCGCCACGGGATTACGCGCCAAAAACGCCAAACGCCCCGGGGATGCTGGATGAGCATTACGGCTTGAAAAAGTAA
- the zapE gene encoding cell division protein ZapE, which produces MTPLERYQADLKRPEFFHDAAQETAVRHLQRLYDDLVQASQNKPGMFSKLFGKKDHTPVKGLYFWGGVGRGKTYLVDTFFEALPFKEKVRTHFHRFMKRVHEEMKTLPGEKNPLTIIAKRFSEEARVICFDEFFVSDITDAMILGTLMEELFKNGVTLVATSNIVPDGLYKDGLQRARFLPAIALIKQNTDIVNVDSGVDYRLRHLEQAELFHYPLNEVAQESLRKSFRALTPECTQAIENDKLIIENREIIALRTCDDVAWFEFRELCDGPRSQNDYIELGKIFHAVILSGVEQMSVTTDDIARRFINMVDEFYDRNVKLIISAEVELKDLYTGGRLNFEFQRTLSRLLEMQSHEFLSRAHKP; this is translated from the coding sequence ATGACGCCCCTAGAACGATATCAAGCTGATCTGAAACGCCCTGAATTCTTCCATGACGCTGCCCAGGAAACTGCGGTGCGCCATTTGCAGCGCCTGTACGACGATCTGGTCCAGGCCTCGCAGAACAAGCCGGGCATGTTCAGCAAGCTGTTTGGCAAGAAAGACCACACGCCGGTCAAGGGCCTGTATTTCTGGGGTGGTGTTGGCCGGGGCAAGACTTACCTGGTGGACACCTTCTTCGAAGCGCTGCCGTTCAAGGAAAAGGTCCGCACCCACTTCCACCGCTTCATGAAGCGCGTGCACGAAGAGATGAAGACCCTGCCGGGCGAAAAGAACCCGCTGACCATCATCGCCAAGCGCTTCTCGGAAGAAGCCCGGGTGATCTGTTTCGATGAGTTCTTCGTGTCCGACATCACCGACGCGATGATCCTCGGCACCCTGATGGAAGAGCTATTCAAGAACGGCGTGACCCTGGTCGCCACCTCGAACATCGTGCCAGACGGCCTGTACAAGGACGGCCTGCAACGCGCGCGTTTCCTGCCGGCCATCGCCCTGATCAAGCAGAACACCGACATCGTCAACGTCGACAGCGGCGTCGACTACCGCCTGCGTCACCTTGAACAAGCCGAACTGTTCCACTACCCGCTCAACGAAGTGGCCCAGGAAAGCCTGCGCAAGAGCTTCCGCGCGCTGACGCCGGAATGCACCCAGGCGATTGAAAACGACAAGCTGATCATCGAAAACCGCGAAATCATCGCACTGCGTACCTGCGATGACGTGGCCTGGTTCGAATTCCGCGAACTGTGCGACGGCCCTCGCAGCCAGAACGACTACATCGAACTGGGCAAGATCTTCCACGCGGTGATCCTGAGCGGTGTCGAGCAGATGAGCGTCACCACCGACGACATCGCGCGGCGCTTTATCAACATGGTCGACGAATTCTACGACCGCAACGTCAAGCTGATCATCTCGGCGGAAGTCGAGCTCAAGGACCTCTACACCGGCGGCCGCTTGAACTTCGAATTCCAGCGCACCTTGAGCCGCTTGCTGGAAATGCAGTCCCACGAGTTCCTGTCGCGGGCGCACAAGCCGTAA
- a CDS encoding NADP(H)-dependent aldo-keto reductase — MDYRQLGRTDLNVSAIALGTMTWGEQNSEAEAFAQIERAKAAGINFLDTAEMYPVPPKADTYATTERYIGNYFKSRGDRADWILASKIAGPGNTIDYIRDGSLKHNRKHIAEALDASLKRLQTDWIDLYQLHWPERSTNFFGQLGYKHKAEEDLTPLEETLEALDEQVKAGKIRHIGLSNETPWGTMKFLALAEARGWTRAVSIQNPYNLLNRSFEVGLAEIAIREQCGLLAYSPLAFGMLSGKYEGGARPAKGRLSLYSRFSRYFNPQSEAACSRYVALAREHGLDPAQMALAFVTQQPFVTSNIIGATTLEQLDSNIASADLKLSDEVLAGIEAIQKDHPNPAP; from the coding sequence ATGGACTATCGACAGCTGGGCCGAACCGATCTGAACGTGAGCGCGATAGCCTTGGGCACCATGACCTGGGGCGAGCAGAACAGCGAGGCAGAGGCCTTCGCACAGATCGAACGGGCCAAGGCCGCGGGGATCAACTTCCTCGACACTGCGGAAATGTACCCGGTGCCGCCCAAGGCCGACACCTACGCCACCACCGAGCGCTACATCGGTAATTACTTCAAAAGCCGCGGCGACCGTGCCGACTGGATCCTCGCCAGCAAGATCGCCGGCCCCGGCAACACCATCGACTACATCCGCGATGGCAGCCTCAAGCACAACCGCAAGCACATCGCCGAAGCCCTGGACGCGAGCCTCAAGCGCCTGCAAACCGACTGGATCGACCTCTACCAGCTGCACTGGCCGGAACGCAGCACCAACTTTTTCGGCCAACTGGGCTACAAGCACAAGGCCGAAGAAGACCTGACGCCGCTGGAAGAAACCCTCGAAGCCCTGGATGAGCAGGTCAAGGCCGGCAAGATCCGCCACATCGGCCTGTCCAACGAAACCCCGTGGGGCACCATGAAGTTCCTGGCCCTGGCCGAAGCCCGTGGCTGGACCCGCGCGGTGTCGATCCAGAACCCCTACAACCTGCTCAACCGCAGCTTTGAAGTGGGCCTGGCGGAGATCGCCATCCGTGAACAGTGCGGTTTGCTGGCGTATTCACCGCTGGCGTTCGGCATGCTCAGCGGCAAGTACGAAGGTGGCGCACGCCCGGCCAAGGGCCGCCTGAGCCTCTATAGCCGCTTCAGCCGCTACTTCAACCCGCAGTCGGAAGCTGCATGCAGCCGTTACGTGGCACTGGCCCGTGAGCACGGCCTGGACCCGGCGCAGATGGCATTGGCGTTTGTAACCCAACAACCGTTCGTGACCAGCAACATCATTGGCGCCACGACCCTGGAGCAGCTGGACAGCAACATCGCCAGCGCCGACCTGAAACTGTCGGATGAGGTGCTGGCAGGGATTGAGGCGATTCAGAAGGATCATCCGAATCCTGCGCCTTGA
- a CDS encoding acyl-CoA dehydrogenase family protein: MIPRTLFSSEHELFRQSVRTFLEKDAAPFHGQWEKQGYIDRNLWNKAGEAGMLCSHLPEEYGGLGADFLYSAVVIEEISRLGLTGIGFSLHSDIVAPYILHYGSEALKHKYLPKLISGEMVTAIAMTEPGAGSDLQGVKTTAVLDGDEYVINGSKTFITNGFLADLVIVVAKTDPKAGAKGTSLFLVEANTPGFDKGKRLEKVGMKAQDTSELFFQDVRVPKENLLGQAGMGFAYLMQELPQERLTVAIGALSSAEAALQWTLEYTRDRKAFGKAIIDFQNTRFKLAEIATETQIGRVFVDKCMELHLEGKLDVPTAAMAKYWATDLQCKVLDECVQLHGGYGFMWEYPIARAWADARVQRIYAGTNEIMKEIIARAL; the protein is encoded by the coding sequence ATGATTCCCAGAACCTTGTTCAGCTCGGAGCACGAACTCTTCCGCCAGAGCGTGCGCACCTTCCTCGAAAAAGACGCGGCGCCGTTCCACGGGCAATGGGAAAAGCAGGGCTACATCGACCGCAACCTGTGGAACAAGGCGGGGGAGGCGGGGATGCTCTGCTCGCATTTGCCGGAAGAGTACGGCGGCCTCGGGGCGGACTTTCTCTACAGCGCGGTGGTGATCGAGGAGATCAGTCGCCTGGGATTGACCGGGATTGGTTTCTCCCTGCATTCGGACATTGTTGCGCCCTACATCCTGCATTACGGCAGTGAGGCGCTGAAGCACAAGTACCTGCCCAAGCTGATCTCCGGGGAAATGGTCACGGCGATTGCCATGACCGAGCCGGGTGCCGGGTCCGACCTGCAAGGGGTCAAGACCACGGCGGTGCTGGATGGCGATGAATACGTGATCAACGGCTCCAAGACGTTCATCACCAATGGCTTCCTGGCTGATCTGGTGATCGTCGTGGCCAAGACCGATCCCAAGGCCGGCGCCAAGGGCACCAGCCTGTTCCTGGTGGAGGCCAACACGCCGGGTTTCGACAAGGGCAAGCGCCTGGAGAAGGTCGGGATGAAGGCCCAGGATACATCGGAGCTGTTCTTCCAGGATGTGCGGGTGCCCAAGGAGAATCTGCTGGGCCAGGCGGGGATGGGCTTTGCCTACCTGATGCAGGAGTTGCCGCAGGAGCGTTTGACGGTGGCGATTGGCGCGTTGTCGTCAGCCGAGGCGGCGCTGCAATGGACGCTGGAATACACCCGCGACCGCAAGGCCTTCGGCAAGGCGATCATCGACTTCCAGAACACCCGATTCAAGCTGGCGGAGATTGCGACGGAAACCCAGATCGGCCGGGTATTTGTCGACAAGTGCATGGAGTTGCACCTGGAAGGCAAGCTCGATGTGCCCACGGCCGCGATGGCCAAATACTGGGCCACGGACCTGCAGTGCAAGGTGCTGGATGAGTGTGTGCAACTGCACGGCGGGTATGGGTTTATGTGGGAATACCCGATTGCGCGGGCGTGGGCAGATGCGCGGGTGCAGCGGATTTATGCGGGGACGAATGAGATCATGAAGGAGATTATTGCGCGGGCGCTTTGA
- the rplM gene encoding 50S ribosomal protein L13: MTTFTAKPETVQRDWFVVDAAGQTLGRLATEVASRLRGKHKPEYTPHVDTGDYIVIINAEQVRVTGNKAQDKMYYRHSGFPGGIKSSNFEGLISKKPEAPIEIAVKGMLPKGPLGRDMYRKLKVYAGAAHPHAAQQPQELKF, translated from the coding sequence ATGACAACTTTTACTGCAAAACCAGAAACAGTTCAGCGCGACTGGTTTGTCGTCGACGCCGCTGGTCAGACCCTGGGTCGTCTGGCCACTGAAGTCGCCAGCCGTCTGCGTGGCAAGCACAAGCCTGAGTACACCCCTCACGTTGATACCGGTGACTACATTGTCATCATCAACGCCGAGCAGGTACGTGTTACCGGCAACAAAGCGCAAGACAAAATGTACTACCGTCACTCCGGTTTCCCAGGCGGTATCAAGTCTTCGAACTTCGAAGGCCTGATCTCCAAAAAGCCTGAAGCCCCGATTGAAATCGCGGTCAAAGGTATGCTGCCGAAGGGCCCACTGGGTCGCGACATGTATCGCAAGCTGAAAGTCTATGCGGGCGCTGCTCACCCTCATGCTGCTCAGCAGCCCCAAGAACTGAAGTTTTAA